From Xiphophorus maculatus strain JP 163 A chromosome 12, X_maculatus-5.0-male, whole genome shotgun sequence, the proteins below share one genomic window:
- the mvk gene encoding mevalonate kinase: MEVRDCLISAPGKAILHGEHAVVHGKVALAVSLNLRTYLKLKARSDGKVCINLPNIDTFVCWELSELKQLTSSSDKKEELQRLDAELVKRLRKFIGVTNENLDSSASAILAFLYIYLSLFGSGDMPSLTVSVWSELPTGAGLGSSAAYSVCLAAAFLCATGNIPTPLKEWEQTGRWCQEDLELINSWAFQGEKIIHGNPSGVDNAVGTWGGMLRFLAGKIIPLSRVPLLRILLTNTKVPRSTKVLVARVKDKINKFPSVMIPVLDSVDAISCTCEKVLTEMTCEPITGDHYNILEELIDINQHHLNVIGVGHPSLDMLCQVTAARGLHSKLTGAGGGGCGITLLRPETDSTTVQGTMKDLRDCGYDCWETSIGGPGVQQHFPSSVKEEIMEVLNRY, from the exons ATGGAGGTGAGAGACTGTCTGATTTCTGCTCCTGGAAAGGCGATCCTCCACGGGGAACATGCTGTTGTTCATGGAAAG GTGGCTCTTGCTGTAAGTTTAAACCTGAGAACATATTTGAAGTTGAAAGCGAGGTCTGATGGCAAAGTTTGTATTAACCTACCTAATATAGACACATTTGTCTGCTGGGAGCTGTCCGAACTGAAACAGCTGACATCATCAAGTG ataaaaaagaagagCTCCAACGTCTGGATGCTGAACTGGTGAAGAGACTGCGTAAATTTATTGGTGTGACCAATGAAAACTTAGACAGTAGTGCTTCAGCAATTTTGGCCTTCCTTTACATCTACCTGTCACTTTTTGGATCGGG AGATATGCCCAGTCTGACGGTGTCTGTGTGGTCAGAGCTGCCGACCGGAGCAGGACTGGGCTCAAGTGCTGCTTATTCCGTGTGTTTAGCTGCAGCTTTCCTCTGTGCAACCGGAAACATTCCCACTCCCCTCAAAGAGTGGGAGCAGACTGGCAG ATGGTGTCAGGAGGATCTGGAGCTCATCAACAGTTGGGCTTTCCAAGGAGAGAAGATCATCCATGGAAATCCCTCAGGAGTAGACAATGCTGTAGGAACATGGG GTGGTATGCTGAGGTTTTTAGCTGGAAAGATAATACCACTGAGCAG GGTGCCGTTGTTGAGAATCCTCCTCACTAACACCAAAGTACCACGGAGCACCAAGGTACTTGTTGCCAGGGTGAAGGACAAAATTAACAAG TTTCCTTCCGTCATGATCCCTGTGCTGGATTCAGTCGACGCCATTTCCTGCACCTGTGAGAAAGTCCTAACAGAGATGACTTGTGAGCCCATCACAGGAGACCACTATAACATCTTAGAG gagcTAATTGACATCAACCAACATCATCTGAATGTGATTGGTGTAGGACATCCTTCTTTAGACATGTTGTGCCAGGTTACAGCGGCTAGAGGGCTTCACAGCAAGCTTACaggagcaggtggaggaggcTGTGGCATCACACTCCTGAGACCAG aaactgATTCAACGACTGTTCAGGGGACGATGAAGGACCTGAGGGACTGTGGCTATGACTGCTGGGAAACAAGTATTGGTGGACCAGGTGTGCAGCAGCACTTCCCTTCCTCTGTTAAAGAGGAAATTATGGAGGTTTTAAACAGGTACTGA
- the mmab gene encoding cob(I)yrinic acid a,c-diamide adenosyltransferase, mitochondrial: MTSGITRHALLRCFMRTRRLISEHRTPKPLCSDRSYATGEIKSPKIYTKTGDKGFSSTFTGERRPKEDHIFEALGNTDELSSAIGLAREFCLDKGHTFTDQLDKIQCILQDVGSNIATPRSSAREIHRKRTKFSPQAITDLETWIDHFTEELPPLTNFILPSGGKSSAALHLARTVCRRAERSVAPIVRSGEADPDVAKFLNRLSDYLFTVARYAAMKETKEEKIYRRPE, translated from the exons ATGACATCGGGTATTACCAGACATGCTCTCCTCCGCTGTTTTATGCGGACAAGGAGGCTCATAAGCGAACATCGGACACCTAAACCACTGTGTTCTGACAGAAG TTATGCCACTGGAGAAATCAAGTCACCTAAAATATACACCAAAACTGGAGATAAAG GTTTCTCCAGCACATTCACTGGAGAAAGGAGGCCAAAGGAAGATCACATTTTCGAAGCTTTGGGAAATACAGATGAGTTGTCATCAGCTATAGG TTTGGCCCGAGAGTTTTGTCTTGACAAAGGTCATACATTCACAGATCAGCTGGATAAG ATCCAGTGTATTTTACAAGATGTGGGCTCCAATATTGCTACTCCTCGATCATCTGCAAGAGAAATTCATAGAA agagAACAAAATTCAGTCCTCAGGCAATCACTGACCTGGAAACATGGATTGATCATTTTACAGAGGAACTCCCACCGCTGACCAACTTCATTTTACCT tCTGGGGGTAAGAGCAGCGCAGCTTTGCACTTAGCTCGGACAGTCTGTCGGAGAGCGGAGCGCAG TGTTGCTCCAATTGTGCGTTCAGGGGAGGCAGATCCAGATGTTGCAAAATTCCTCAACAG GTTGAGCGACTACCTGTTCACAGTTGCCAGATACGCAGCCATGAAGGAAACCAAAGAGGAGAAGATCTACAGGAGACCTGAATGA
- the ube3b gene encoding ubiquitin-protein ligase E3B isoform X2, translating into MFSVPQSSKSEFLDKARQAREERKGHKEKEKAATQIQALVRRFLCRCRLQKQTRKEVDDYFQLSEAGTTKRNALSIFKIARKLLFIYRLEDKMRFEKLCRAILASMEVENEPKIWYVSLALSKDLTIPWLKQIKDVLWICCQLLKNLKPDILQDNKLVTLYLTMLVTFTDTSTWRIVRGKGEALRPALTRICENIMGHLNQKGFYSTLQILLTNGLARSKPSLSKGTLTAIFSLSLRPVIAAHFSDNLLRSFLLHIMSVPAVVSHLSVLTPECMALIQTHDLLRKFILFLSREEQCLDICVCLEGSHSLCLLGNLIQLGYLNEKVLEEEANHFVKDLTDMLSYCQRYVSQKKSNLTHWHPVLGWFSQTVDYGLNESMPLVTKQLQHLWGVSVIRTLFSDVLSKKLESQESTPPPPQPSTSQNNLPVKNLFKRAFQKSASVRNILKPVGGKRVDSAEVQKVCSICVLYQTTLSTLTQIRLQILTGLTHLDDLLPKLWAFICELGPQGGLKLFMECLNNDTEESKQLLAMLMLFCDCSRHLITILDDIEVYEEQTSFKIEELITISSFLNTFVYKMIWDGILENAKGEKLELFHSVHGWLMVLYERDCRRRFTPDDHWLRKDLKPSLLFQELEKGKKRAQLLLQYIPHVIPHKNRVLLFRNIVTKEKESLGLVETSSASPHVTHITIRRSRMLEDGYDQLRRLPVNSIKGVIRVKFVNDLGVDEAGIDQDGVFKEFLEEIIKKVFNPALNLFKTTSGNERLYPSPTSYIHENHLQLFEFVGKMLGKAVYEGIVVDVPFASFFLSQVLGHHHSTFYSSIDELPSLDSEFYKNLTSIKRYDGDVGDLGLTLSYDEDVMGQLVCHELIPGGKTMPVTNENKISYIHLMAHFRMHTQIKEQTAAFIRGFRSIINPEWLHMFSTPEVQRLISGDNAEIDLDDLKKHTVYYGGFHSSHRVIIWLWDILSSDFNAEERAMFLKFVTSCSRPPLLGFAYLKPPFSIRCVEVSDDQDTGDTLGSVLRGFFTIRKKEPGGRLPTSSTCFNLLKLPNYSKKSILRDKLRYAISMNTGFELS; encoded by the exons ATGTTTAGTGTCCCTCAAAGCTCCAAGTCCGAGTTCTTGGACAAAGCCAGGCAGGCCAGGGAGGAAAGAAAGGGACacaaagagaaggagaaagcaGCAACCCAGATCCAGGCTCTGGTGAGGAGATTCCTCTGTCGCTGCAGACTCCAGAAGCAAACCAG GAAAGAGGTTGATGACTATTTTCAACTTTCTGAAGCGGggacaacaaaaagaaatgcactTTCAATTTTCAAAATTGCTCGAAAATTGCTATTCATATATCGCCTTGAGGATAAGATG AGATTTGAGAAGCTATGTCGAGCAATTCTGGCCAGCATGGAGGTTGAAAACGAACCTAAA ATCTGGTATGTTTCTTTGGCTCTCTCCAAAGACCTCACTATTCCCTGGCTGAAACAGATCAAAGATGTCCTCTGGATCTGCTGTCAGTTACTGAAAAACCTTAAG CCTGACATACTTCAAGACAACAAGCTGGTTACACTGTACCTCACCATGCTGGTGACCTTCACTGACACGTCAACATGGCGGATAGTCCGAGGAAAGG GTGAGGCTCTGAGACCTGCTTTGACAAGgatttgtgaaaatattatgGGGCATCTAAATCAGAAGGGATTCTACTCAACATTGCAG ATCCTGTTGACCAATGGTTTGGCCCGGTCTAAACCGTCTCTCTCTAAAGGCACCCTGACTGCTATTTTCTCCTTGTCTCTGAG GCCAGTCATTGCAGCTCACTTTTCAGACAACCTGCTCCGGTCCTTCCTCCTCCACATCATGTCCGTTCCTGCCGTGGTGTCCCACCTCAGTGTCTTGACTCCAGAG TGCATGGCATTAATCCAGACCCATGACCTCTTGCGgaagttcattttgtttctgagcCGGGAAGAACAATGCCTAGACATCTGTGTGTGTCTTGAGGGCAGCCACTCGCTCTGCTTACTTG GAAACCTAATCCAGTTGGGTTACCTCAATGAGAAAGTCTTAGAAGAAGAGGCCAACCATTTTGTGAAGGACCTGACTGACATGTTGTCATACTGCCAAAGATACGTATCACAAAAGAAGTCCAACCTAACGCATTGGCATCCTGTCCTGGGCTGGTTCTCTCAGACTGTGGACTACGG TCTGAATGAGTCGATGCCTCTGGTCACTAAGCAGCTTCAGCATCTGTGGGGCGTATCTGTCATTCGAACTCTCTTCAGTGACGTCCTCTCCAAGAAGCTGGAGAGTCAGGAGTCCACCCCACCACCGCCGCAGCCAAGCACGTCTCAAAACAATCTACCCGTAAAGA ATCTTTTTAAGAGAGCGTTTCAGAAGTCGGCTTCTGTGAGGAACATTCTGAAACCTGTCGGAGGGAAGCGGGTCGACTCAGCTGAAGTTCAGAAAGTGTGCAGCATCTGTGTGCTCTACCAGACGACTCTGTCCACGCTGACGCAAATACGCCTCCAGATACTCACCG GTCTGACACATCTTGACGACCTTTTACCAAAACTGTGGGCTTTCATCTGTGAGCTTGGTCCTCAGGGGGGCCTCAAGCTTTTCATGGAGTGTCTGAACAACGATACAGAGGAGTCGAAACAGCTCCTGGCTATGCTGATGCTGTTCTGTGACTGCTCTCGTCACCTCATCAC AATTTTGGATGACATTGAAGTATATGAGGAGCAAACATCCTTCAAAATAGAGGAACTCATCACTATCTCCTCTTTTCTGAACACATTTGTGTACAAGATGATTTGGGACGGCATCTTGG AAAatgcaaaaggagaaaagctGGAACTCTTTCACAGCGTTCATGGGTGGCTGATGGTCCTGTATGAACGGGACTGCAGGCGCAGGTTCACCCCCGATGACCACTGGCTTCGCAA GGATCTGAAGCCGAGCTTGTTGTTCCAAGAGctggaaaaagggaaaaaaagagctcAACTTCTACTGCAGTACATCCCACATGTTATCCCACATAAAAAT AGAGTGCTGCTGTTCAGAAACATCGTCACAAAGGAGAAAGAAAGTTTAGGGTTGGTAGAAACCAGCTCGGCTTCTCCGCACGTCACCCATATCACTATTCGCCGCTCACGGATGCTGGAA GACGGATACGACCAACTCCGCAGGTTACCAGTGAACTCCATAAAAGGCGTCATTCGTGTCAAGTTTGTTAATGACCTGGGAGTGGACGAGGCTGGAATTGACCAGGATGGGGTCTTCAAAGAGTTTCTAGAGGAGATCATTAAGAAGGTTTTCAATCCTGCCCTCAACCTGTTCAAG ACTACAAGTGGAAATGAAAGGCTGTATCCCTCACCCACATCCTACATTCACGAGAATCACTTGCAGCTCTTTGAGTTTGTTGGGAAGATGCTCGGTAAAGCTGTTTATGAG GGCATCGTTGTGGATGTTCCTTTTGCCTCGTTCTTCCTCAGTCAAGTCCTGGGACACCACCACAGCACCTTCTACAGCTCCATAGACGAGCTTCCCTCCCTGGACTCtgagttttacaaaaacctCACTTCCATTAAG cGCTATGACGGAGATGTGGGAGATCTAGGACTGACATTGTCCTATGATGAAGATGTTATGGGGCAG cttgTCTGTCATGAGTTGATACCTGGAGGAAAGACTATGCCAGTCACCAATGAAAACAA GATCAGCTACATCCACCTGATGGCTCACTTCAGGATGCACACGCAGATTAAGGAGCAAACGGCAGCTTTCATCCGGGGTTTTCGCAGCATCATCAATCCAGAGTGGCTGCACATGTTTTCCACACCTGAAGTTCAGCGGCTGATCTCAGGGGATAACGCAGAGATTGATCTAGACGACCTCAA GAAACACACTGTCTACTATGGAGGTTTCCATAGCAGCCACCGTGTCATCATCTGGCTTTGGGACATCCTGTCCAGTGACTTTAATGCTGAAGAGAGGGCTATGTTCCTGAAA tttgttACCAGCTGCTCAAGGCCACCTCTTCTAGGCTTTGCTTACCTCAAACCACCTTTCTCCATCCGTTGTGTGGAAGTCTCAGATGATCAG GACACAGGAGACACCCTCGGCAGTGTCCTCAGGGGCTTCTTCACAATTCGAAAGAAGGAGCCTGGGGGTCGACTTCCCACTTCTTCTACGTGTTTCAACCTTCTCAAGCTGCCCAACTACAGTAAGAAGAGCATCCTGCGTGACAAACTGCGTTACGCCATCAGTATGAATACAGGCTTCGAGCTCTCCTAA
- the ube3b gene encoding ubiquitin-protein ligase E3B isoform X1 yields MFSVPQSSKSEFLDKARQAREERKGHKEKEKAATQIQALVRRFLCRCRLQKQTRKEVDDYFQLSEAGTTKRNALSIFKIARKLLFIYRLEDKMRFEKLCRAILASMEVENEPKIWYVSLALSKDLTIPWLKQIKDVLWICCQLLKNLKPDILQDNKLVTLYLTMLVTFTDTSTWRIVRGKGESEALRPALTRICENIMGHLNQKGFYSTLQILLTNGLARSKPSLSKGTLTAIFSLSLRPVIAAHFSDNLLRSFLLHIMSVPAVVSHLSVLTPECMALIQTHDLLRKFILFLSREEQCLDICVCLEGSHSLCLLGNLIQLGYLNEKVLEEEANHFVKDLTDMLSYCQRYVSQKKSNLTHWHPVLGWFSQTVDYGLNESMPLVTKQLQHLWGVSVIRTLFSDVLSKKLESQESTPPPPQPSTSQNNLPVKNLFKRAFQKSASVRNILKPVGGKRVDSAEVQKVCSICVLYQTTLSTLTQIRLQILTGLTHLDDLLPKLWAFICELGPQGGLKLFMECLNNDTEESKQLLAMLMLFCDCSRHLITILDDIEVYEEQTSFKIEELITISSFLNTFVYKMIWDGILENAKGEKLELFHSVHGWLMVLYERDCRRRFTPDDHWLRKDLKPSLLFQELEKGKKRAQLLLQYIPHVIPHKNRVLLFRNIVTKEKESLGLVETSSASPHVTHITIRRSRMLEDGYDQLRRLPVNSIKGVIRVKFVNDLGVDEAGIDQDGVFKEFLEEIIKKVFNPALNLFKTTSGNERLYPSPTSYIHENHLQLFEFVGKMLGKAVYEGIVVDVPFASFFLSQVLGHHHSTFYSSIDELPSLDSEFYKNLTSIKRYDGDVGDLGLTLSYDEDVMGQLVCHELIPGGKTMPVTNENKISYIHLMAHFRMHTQIKEQTAAFIRGFRSIINPEWLHMFSTPEVQRLISGDNAEIDLDDLKKHTVYYGGFHSSHRVIIWLWDILSSDFNAEERAMFLKFVTSCSRPPLLGFAYLKPPFSIRCVEVSDDQDTGDTLGSVLRGFFTIRKKEPGGRLPTSSTCFNLLKLPNYSKKSILRDKLRYAISMNTGFELS; encoded by the exons ATGTTTAGTGTCCCTCAAAGCTCCAAGTCCGAGTTCTTGGACAAAGCCAGGCAGGCCAGGGAGGAAAGAAAGGGACacaaagagaaggagaaagcaGCAACCCAGATCCAGGCTCTGGTGAGGAGATTCCTCTGTCGCTGCAGACTCCAGAAGCAAACCAG GAAAGAGGTTGATGACTATTTTCAACTTTCTGAAGCGGggacaacaaaaagaaatgcactTTCAATTTTCAAAATTGCTCGAAAATTGCTATTCATATATCGCCTTGAGGATAAGATG AGATTTGAGAAGCTATGTCGAGCAATTCTGGCCAGCATGGAGGTTGAAAACGAACCTAAA ATCTGGTATGTTTCTTTGGCTCTCTCCAAAGACCTCACTATTCCCTGGCTGAAACAGATCAAAGATGTCCTCTGGATCTGCTGTCAGTTACTGAAAAACCTTAAG CCTGACATACTTCAAGACAACAAGCTGGTTACACTGTACCTCACCATGCTGGTGACCTTCACTGACACGTCAACATGGCGGATAGTCCGAGGAAAGGGTGAGA GTGAGGCTCTGAGACCTGCTTTGACAAGgatttgtgaaaatattatgGGGCATCTAAATCAGAAGGGATTCTACTCAACATTGCAG ATCCTGTTGACCAATGGTTTGGCCCGGTCTAAACCGTCTCTCTCTAAAGGCACCCTGACTGCTATTTTCTCCTTGTCTCTGAG GCCAGTCATTGCAGCTCACTTTTCAGACAACCTGCTCCGGTCCTTCCTCCTCCACATCATGTCCGTTCCTGCCGTGGTGTCCCACCTCAGTGTCTTGACTCCAGAG TGCATGGCATTAATCCAGACCCATGACCTCTTGCGgaagttcattttgtttctgagcCGGGAAGAACAATGCCTAGACATCTGTGTGTGTCTTGAGGGCAGCCACTCGCTCTGCTTACTTG GAAACCTAATCCAGTTGGGTTACCTCAATGAGAAAGTCTTAGAAGAAGAGGCCAACCATTTTGTGAAGGACCTGACTGACATGTTGTCATACTGCCAAAGATACGTATCACAAAAGAAGTCCAACCTAACGCATTGGCATCCTGTCCTGGGCTGGTTCTCTCAGACTGTGGACTACGG TCTGAATGAGTCGATGCCTCTGGTCACTAAGCAGCTTCAGCATCTGTGGGGCGTATCTGTCATTCGAACTCTCTTCAGTGACGTCCTCTCCAAGAAGCTGGAGAGTCAGGAGTCCACCCCACCACCGCCGCAGCCAAGCACGTCTCAAAACAATCTACCCGTAAAGA ATCTTTTTAAGAGAGCGTTTCAGAAGTCGGCTTCTGTGAGGAACATTCTGAAACCTGTCGGAGGGAAGCGGGTCGACTCAGCTGAAGTTCAGAAAGTGTGCAGCATCTGTGTGCTCTACCAGACGACTCTGTCCACGCTGACGCAAATACGCCTCCAGATACTCACCG GTCTGACACATCTTGACGACCTTTTACCAAAACTGTGGGCTTTCATCTGTGAGCTTGGTCCTCAGGGGGGCCTCAAGCTTTTCATGGAGTGTCTGAACAACGATACAGAGGAGTCGAAACAGCTCCTGGCTATGCTGATGCTGTTCTGTGACTGCTCTCGTCACCTCATCAC AATTTTGGATGACATTGAAGTATATGAGGAGCAAACATCCTTCAAAATAGAGGAACTCATCACTATCTCCTCTTTTCTGAACACATTTGTGTACAAGATGATTTGGGACGGCATCTTGG AAAatgcaaaaggagaaaagctGGAACTCTTTCACAGCGTTCATGGGTGGCTGATGGTCCTGTATGAACGGGACTGCAGGCGCAGGTTCACCCCCGATGACCACTGGCTTCGCAA GGATCTGAAGCCGAGCTTGTTGTTCCAAGAGctggaaaaagggaaaaaaagagctcAACTTCTACTGCAGTACATCCCACATGTTATCCCACATAAAAAT AGAGTGCTGCTGTTCAGAAACATCGTCACAAAGGAGAAAGAAAGTTTAGGGTTGGTAGAAACCAGCTCGGCTTCTCCGCACGTCACCCATATCACTATTCGCCGCTCACGGATGCTGGAA GACGGATACGACCAACTCCGCAGGTTACCAGTGAACTCCATAAAAGGCGTCATTCGTGTCAAGTTTGTTAATGACCTGGGAGTGGACGAGGCTGGAATTGACCAGGATGGGGTCTTCAAAGAGTTTCTAGAGGAGATCATTAAGAAGGTTTTCAATCCTGCCCTCAACCTGTTCAAG ACTACAAGTGGAAATGAAAGGCTGTATCCCTCACCCACATCCTACATTCACGAGAATCACTTGCAGCTCTTTGAGTTTGTTGGGAAGATGCTCGGTAAAGCTGTTTATGAG GGCATCGTTGTGGATGTTCCTTTTGCCTCGTTCTTCCTCAGTCAAGTCCTGGGACACCACCACAGCACCTTCTACAGCTCCATAGACGAGCTTCCCTCCCTGGACTCtgagttttacaaaaacctCACTTCCATTAAG cGCTATGACGGAGATGTGGGAGATCTAGGACTGACATTGTCCTATGATGAAGATGTTATGGGGCAG cttgTCTGTCATGAGTTGATACCTGGAGGAAAGACTATGCCAGTCACCAATGAAAACAA GATCAGCTACATCCACCTGATGGCTCACTTCAGGATGCACACGCAGATTAAGGAGCAAACGGCAGCTTTCATCCGGGGTTTTCGCAGCATCATCAATCCAGAGTGGCTGCACATGTTTTCCACACCTGAAGTTCAGCGGCTGATCTCAGGGGATAACGCAGAGATTGATCTAGACGACCTCAA GAAACACACTGTCTACTATGGAGGTTTCCATAGCAGCCACCGTGTCATCATCTGGCTTTGGGACATCCTGTCCAGTGACTTTAATGCTGAAGAGAGGGCTATGTTCCTGAAA tttgttACCAGCTGCTCAAGGCCACCTCTTCTAGGCTTTGCTTACCTCAAACCACCTTTCTCCATCCGTTGTGTGGAAGTCTCAGATGATCAG GACACAGGAGACACCCTCGGCAGTGTCCTCAGGGGCTTCTTCACAATTCGAAAGAAGGAGCCTGGGGGTCGACTTCCCACTTCTTCTACGTGTTTCAACCTTCTCAAGCTGCCCAACTACAGTAAGAAGAGCATCCTGCGTGACAAACTGCGTTACGCCATCAGTATGAATACAGGCTTCGAGCTCTCCTAA
- the LOC102230203 gene encoding aldehyde dehydrogenase family 3 member B1-like — MSGPPSPSPTRWFKALRRTRLGEPCLRTYPLECVDLLRRARIAFQAGRTLKESFRLAQLEAVVRMLEEHECDFVDALGRDLHKPRFETVVFELIMVKNEALHAISNLKKWMEPQSVEKNLSTSLDECLVINEPLGVVFIMGTWCSPVQMCLVPLVGAIAAGNCALIGPSEHTVHTAELLHRLIPFYLDNECFHVILAGISDLPEIVELKFDHVFFTGNGEDGSRIAVAAARTLTPVTLILGGKNPCYVDQHCDITTTVQRIAWARFHNAGQSIMAPSYILCHTDVKARLAQALKCCLMQFYGPDPRESRSFGRMVNLEIFNRTRELLWRSGKVVVGGQVTEGEKYIAPTVLVEVAESDPIMQQEVFGPVLPILTVNDVDEAIAFINKQEKPLCVYAYSTNNKIISRLMSETSSGSFCSNDCIFQSLMVALPFGGVGACGMGSFHGRYSFDTFSHRKACLLRGTRFECVTYLRYPPYEDRNLSLMTWACTLSQKSQGWCQIM, encoded by the exons ATGAGCGGCCCACCTAGTCCATCCCCAACCCGATGGTTCAAAGCCCTCCGCAG GACGAGGCTGGGAGAACCCTGTTTGAGGACATACCCTCTGGAGTGTGTGGATCTGCTGAGAAGGGCAAGAATTGCCTTTCAGGCTGGACGGACCCTGAAGGAAAGTTTCAGATTGGCCCAGCTGGAGGCTGTGGTGCGGATGCTGGAAGAGCATGAGTGTGACTTTGTGGATGCTCTTGGAAGGGACCTTCATAAG CCGCGGTTTGAAACGGTCGTGTTTGAACTGATCATGGTCAAGAATGAGGCGCTTCACGCAATCAGCAACCTGAAGAAATGGATGGAACCTCAGTCTGTGGAAAAGAATCTG TCCACCAGCTTGGACGAGTGTTTGGTGATCAATGAGCCCCTGGGTGTGGTGTTCATCATGGGGACCTGGTGCAGTCCTGTCCAGATGTGCTTGGTGCCTCTGGTTGGAGCCATTGCAGCTG GAAACTGTGCCCTCATCGGCCCTTCTGAGCACACCGTGCACACAGCAGAGCTTCTGCATCGTCTTATTCCTTTCTACTTGGATAAT GAATGCTTCCATGTGATTCTTGCAGGCATCAGTGACTTGCCTGAGATTGTGGAGCTTAAATTTGACCACGTATTTTTCACAG GAAACGGAGAGGATGGAAGCAGGATTGCTGTGGCTGCAGCCCGCACTCTCACTCCCGTCACCCTGATCCTGGGAGGAAAGAACCCGTGCTACGTGGACCAGCACTGTGACATCACCACCACCGTGCAGCGAATTGCATGGGCGCGTTTTCACAACGCGGGTCAGAGCATCATGGCCCCCAGCTACATCCTCTGCCACACAGATGTTAAGGCGCGGCTGGCGCAGGCCCTGAAATGCTGCCTGATGCAGTTCTACGGCCCCGACCCGAGAGAATCCCGCAGCTTTGGTCGCATGGTCAACCTGGAGATCTTCAACCGTACTCGAGAGCTGCTGTGGAGATCTGGGAAGGTGGTTGTTGGTGGGCAGGTGACGGAGGGAGAGAAGTACATTG CCCCAACAGTTCTGGTAGAAGTGGCAGAATCGGACCCCATCATGCAACAGGAGGTCTTCGGCCCGGTTCTCCCAATACTCACTGTAAATGACGTGGATGAAGCCATTGCTTTTATTAATAAGCAAGAGAAGCCCCTCTGTGTGTATGCATATTCCACCAACAATAAG ATCATTTCCAGACTCATGAGTGAGACCTCCAGTGGAAGCTTCTGCTCTAATGACTGCATCTTTCAGAGCCTGATGGTGGCTTTGCCATTTGGTGGAGTGG gcGCCTGTGGAATGGGGTCCTTCCATGGTCGCTACAGCTTCGATACGTTCTCACACAGAAAAGCGTGCTTGCTTAGAGGGACGCGGTTTGAGTGTGTCACGTATCTGCGCTACCCACCCTATGAAGACCGCAATCTGTCTCTAATGACGTGGGCTTGTACGCTGTCCCAGAAGAGCCAGGGCTGGTGCCAGATCATGTGA